TTATGCGTGGCGTGAGGCCAACGGTAAGAAAATACGCGGACGCAGCGATCAGTTTTTTATGTCGTTGCGCGTTAGCGTGCAGAATGTGCTGGTTAGCCACGCCGTTAATCGGTTTGTGGATAATCTGGCGGCGATTTTCAACGGCGACTTTAATCACGCGCTGTTGGAAGATGAGGGCGAAGAAGGGCGTCTGCTTACGCTGTTTAAAACCGTTGCCCGTCGTCACGTATTTAATCATTCGGAAGTCGAACAGTTAGAATTACAGGGCTATCGGGTAATAAAAGGGCTGCTGGAGATTTACCAGCCGCTGCTTGAGCTTAATTATGAAGCCTTTACCACGCTAATGAAGGAGGATTTCCTTGCCGGACATCCTATCGAAACCCGGCTGTTCCATAAGCTTTCCGGCAAACATCGCCGTGCTTATCAGCAACATATGCGCACCGTGAAAATTGAGCATAAATATCAGCGGCTATTGTGGGAGCGTTATTATCGCGCGCGTCTGATTCAGGACTATATTAGTGGCATGACCGATCTTTATGCCTGGGATGAATACCGCCGTTTAATGGCGGTTGAATAATGAAGTTATAAAAGGAGTTTTGTAAAGATGCAGAATATTTTTTTACTTTTGCCAAAAAGTTACTGATGAACTTTGCGGTAAAAATTTAATCTCATCAACACGGCCAATATGATGGTCAGCTTCATTGATCCAATACGAGTAACAGACGAATGAAAAAAACAACTCTTGTATTAAGCGCATTAGCTCTTAGCCTGGGAATGGCGATGAGCCCGAGTTACGTTATGGCTGCTGAAACAGCCTCTTCCTCTACGCAGCAGCTTCCCAGCCTGGCGCCGATGCTGGAAAAGGTGATGCCGTCGGTGGTCAGTATTAATGTTGAAGGCAGCACCACGGCGAAAACGCCGCGTCTGCCGCCGCAGTTCCAGCAGTTCTTCGGCGACAACTCACCCTTCTGTCAGGAGGGGTCGCCGTTCCTGAATTCGCCGATGTGCCAGGGCGCCGCGCCTGGCGGCGCTGCGCCGCAGCAAAAATTCCGCGCGCTGGGCTCCGGCGTGGTGATTAATGCTGATAAAGGGTATGTGGTTACCAACAATCACGTGGTGGATAACGCCACCAAAATTCAGGTGCAGCTTAGCGATGGGCGTCGCTATGAGGCCAAAGTGATCGGCAAAGATCCGCGCTCTGATATAGCGCTGATTCAGTTACAGGATTTCAAAAATCTTACCGCCATCAAAATGGCTGACTCAGATAGCCTGCGCGTCGGCGATTATACGGTGGCCATCGGTAACCCGTACGGACTGGGCGAAACCGTCACCTCCGGTATCGTCTCCGCGCTGGGTCGTAGCGGCCTGAACGTAGAAAATTATGAGAACTTTATTCAGACCGATGCGGCCATTAACCGGGGTAACTCCGGCGGCGCGCTGGTTAACCTGAACGGTGAACTGATCGGGATTAATACCGCGATCCTCGCCCCGGATGGCGGCAATATCGGTATCGGCTTCGCCATTCCGAGCAATATGGTGAAGAATCTGACCGCGCAGATGGTGGAGTATGGTCAGGTGAAACGTGGCGAGCTGGGCATCATGGGCACCGAGCTAAACTCTGAGCTGGCGAAAGCGATGAAAGTGGACGCGCAGCGCGGCGCGTTTGTTAGCCAGGTGATGCCGAAATCTTCCGCGGCTAAAGCGGGGATTAAAGCGGGCGACGTCATCACCTCGCTCAACAAAAAACAGATCTCCAGCTTTGCCGCGTTGCGTGCTGAAGTTGGCTCGCTGCCGGTCGGCACTAAGCTGGAGCTGGGCCTGCTGCGTGACGGTAAACCGCTAACGGTAACGGTGGAACTGCAGCAAAGTTCGCAAGATAAAGTGGATTCCGCCACCATTTATACCGGCATTGAAGGCGCAGGCCTGAGCAATGCGGAGGTGAATGGTCAGAAAGGCGTGCGCGTAGACAGCGTTAAGCCTGGCAGCGCCGCGGCGCGTATCGGCCTGAAAAAAGACGATATGATCCTTGGCGTTAACCAGCAGCCGGTGACGAACCTCGGCGAGCTGCGTAAGATCCTGGATACCAAACCCTCCGTACTGGCGTTGAATATTAAACGCGGCGACAGCAATATTTATCTGTTAATGCAATAACGCTTTTTCGCGGGAAAACCCGTAAAGCAGCATGCAGCTAACGGCCCGACGGCCTGTTCGTCGGGCCGTTTTTACTTTGTGATATCGCCCGCAAATTTATTAACCGGAACGGTGCTTTGTGCAACTGCACAATGCTTCGCCGCGGTCGCCAACGTATGCTGCTTCTTCAGGCCCCGGCTGGAGTGAATGATGGCTAACTATCACCTGGATGCTCGTCTGGCCCAGGATATCGTTGCGCGTACGATGAAAATTATCGACAGTAACGTCAATGTCATGGATGCCCGTGGCCGGATTATCGGCAGCGGCGATCGCGAGCGTATTGGGGAGTTGCACGAAGGCGCGCTGCTGGCGCTGTCGCAGGCGCGCGTGGTGGATATTGACGAGGCCGTCGCGCGTCACCTGCACGGGGTACGGCCTGGCATCAATTTGCCGCTGCGTATAGCCGGTGAAATCGTTGGCGTGATCGGCCTGACCGGCGATCCCGTTTCGCTGCGTCAGTACGGCGAGCTGGTCTGTATGACGGCGGAAATGATGCTGGAGCAGGCGCGGCTGCTGCATATGCTGGCGCAGGATAGTCGTCTGCGCGAAGAGCTGGTGCTGAACCTTATTCGCAGTGAAACCCTTTCTCCGGCGCTGATGGCATGGGCGCAGCGGTTGGGCATCGATCTTAATCAGCCGCGCGTAGTGGCGGTGGTCGAGGTTGATAGCGGACAACTGGGGGTCGACAGCGCCATGGCCGAGCTACAGCAGCTCCAGACGCTGTTGACCATGCCGGAGCGCGACAATCTGATCGCTATCGTGTCGCTAACGGAAATGGTCGTGCTGAAGCCCGCGTTGAATGCCCATGGCCGTTACGATCAGGATGAGCATCGGCGGCGTGTGGAGCAACTGTTAGGACGTATGAAAGAGAGCGGACATCTGCGCATTCGCATTGCGTTAGGTAACTACTTTAGCGGCGAGGGCAGTATCGCCCGTTCTTACCGGACGGCGCGTACCACCATGAGCGTGGGCAAACAGCGTATGCCGGAACAGCGCAGCTTTTTTTATCAGGATTTAGTGCTGCCGGTGCTGCTTGATAGCCTGCGCGGCGGCTGGCAGGCGAATGAACTGTCGCGTCCGCTGGCGAAGCTAAAAGCGATGGATAATAACGGACTGCTGCGGCGTACCTTAATCTCCTGGTTCAGCAATAACGTGCAGCCTTCGGCCACCGCCCGGGCGCTGTTTATTCATCGTAATACGCTGGAATATCGACTGAACCGTATTTCTGAATTGACCGGGCTTGATCTGGGTAATTTTGACGATCGGCTGCTGTTATATGTGGCGCTACAGCTGGATGAACAACCCTAACAGGAGAAGACGCCGCATGATGCCGCGGCGTAGTCAGCGTTCTGCACCAGCTTGAGACAGACAGACCTGGTTTAGCGTGTCACTGGCGGCTATTACGGGTCAGCTTATCCAGGTCAGATTCAATTTCGGCGATTTTATTCGATACTACGCTCTCCAGATGACGCAGATCGTCCAAAATTTTACGCTTCAGGTCAATTTCCACCTGGTCACGCTGGCAGATCTGATCCAGCTCATCGATCACATAGCGCAGATTTGGGCTGATCTCCTGCACCTCTTTGTAACCCTGCCCGATGCCATCCGCCACCACGGTTTTACGCTGACGCGGATATTTAAATTTAACGCTTTTGGCAAAAAATTCGCCCTTATCTTTACGGAAGTAAATTTTCAGAATGTCATTGTTCGCTTCCTGACGCAGGCTGTAGCGATCGATATCTTCCGGATTGGAAATGCCCAGGCTTTTTAAATTGTCATACATGGCGATGTTTCCTGTGAACGTGAAATTAGGGCGTCGCAACTGTTCCGTTACACCTTATTTCGGCCCCTACGCTGTACGGGCATCCTGCTGAAACAGGGAAAAGGGCCTGTCATCACTGTAGACATAAACGACGACTTTCGGGAAATTGCGCCGCAGAAATGGCGGAGATGAATTATCGCCCGCGCAAAAAATAAACGCACCTTTAATTTGCAGCGATGCGAAGCGGCGCGGATAACGGCCAGGCGCAACAGGTCGAATGCCGGAACGGCGACGGGAAACCACGAAAGAGGGGGACGCCCTGCCGCAGAGACAGGGCAGGGCGTCAGGCCTTATTCATCAATGGTGCGCAGCAGCTCATTGATGCCAACCTTGCCGCGCGTTTTCGCGTCGACTTTCTTCACGATAACCGCGCAGTAGAGGCTGTAAGAGCCATCTTTTGACGGCAGGTTGCCGGAAACCACCACTGAGCCAGCCGGCACGCGGCCGTAATGGATTTCGCCGGT
This Mixta hanseatica DNA region includes the following protein-coding sequences:
- the degP gene encoding serine endoprotease DegP; translated protein: MKKTTLVLSALALSLGMAMSPSYVMAAETASSSTQQLPSLAPMLEKVMPSVVSINVEGSTTAKTPRLPPQFQQFFGDNSPFCQEGSPFLNSPMCQGAAPGGAAPQQKFRALGSGVVINADKGYVVTNNHVVDNATKIQVQLSDGRRYEAKVIGKDPRSDIALIQLQDFKNLTAIKMADSDSLRVGDYTVAIGNPYGLGETVTSGIVSALGRSGLNVENYENFIQTDAAINRGNSGGALVNLNGELIGINTAILAPDGGNIGIGFAIPSNMVKNLTAQMVEYGQVKRGELGIMGTELNSELAKAMKVDAQRGAFVSQVMPKSSAAKAGIKAGDVITSLNKKQISSFAALRAEVGSLPVGTKLELGLLRDGKPLTVTVELQQSSQDKVDSATIYTGIEGAGLSNAEVNGQKGVRVDSVKPGSAAARIGLKKDDMILGVNQQPVTNLGELRKILDTKPSVLALNIKRGDSNIYLLMQ
- a CDS encoding CdaR family transcriptional regulator → MANYHLDARLAQDIVARTMKIIDSNVNVMDARGRIIGSGDRERIGELHEGALLALSQARVVDIDEAVARHLHGVRPGINLPLRIAGEIVGVIGLTGDPVSLRQYGELVCMTAEMMLEQARLLHMLAQDSRLREELVLNLIRSETLSPALMAWAQRLGIDLNQPRVVAVVEVDSGQLGVDSAMAELQQLQTLLTMPERDNLIAIVSLTEMVVLKPALNAHGRYDQDEHRRRVEQLLGRMKESGHLRIRIALGNYFSGEGSIARSYRTARTTMSVGKQRMPEQRSFFYQDLVLPVLLDSLRGGWQANELSRPLAKLKAMDNNGLLRRTLISWFSNNVQPSATARALFIHRNTLEYRLNRISELTGLDLGNFDDRLLLYVALQLDEQP
- a CDS encoding DUF3461 family protein gives rise to the protein MYDNLKSLGISNPEDIDRYSLRQEANNDILKIYFRKDKGEFFAKSVKFKYPRQRKTVVADGIGQGYKEVQEISPNLRYVIDELDQICQRDQVEIDLKRKILDDLRHLESVVSNKIAEIESDLDKLTRNSRQ